One window from the genome of Paraclostridium sordellii encodes:
- the ilvA gene encoding threonine ammonia-lyase, with protein sequence MTRVTLKDVQEARETIKDIVKTTDLLESVKLSEKTGANVYYKCENLQKTGSFKVRGACNKIASLTDEEKANGVIASSAGNHAQGVALGAKLSGIKATIVMPATAPLAKVTATKGYGAEVVLEGLVYDDAYAKAVEIQKETGATFLHPFNDKYVMAGQGTIALEVFEQLDNKVDTIICPIGGGGIIAGIATAAKALNPNVKIIGVQTANIPSMKESIEHGHVTTAFKATTIADGIAVKTPGEYTFEIIKDLVDEVIVVEESEIAQAMLYLLENQKLIAEGSGAVSTAALLSGKYKPAKDENVVCIISGGNVDVNTLYRVIGTALTSEGRRYVFKTKIQDKPGGLAELTQIISGLNANILSANMTRPPKETLGSLYLEIELETFNQEHKDKIKQAVEAAGFVIED encoded by the coding sequence ATGACTAGAGTTACATTAAAAGACGTTCAAGAAGCTAGAGAAACTATAAAAGATATAGTTAAAACAACTGATCTGTTAGAAAGCGTTAAGCTTAGCGAGAAGACTGGGGCAAACGTATACTATAAATGTGAGAACTTACAAAAGACTGGATCTTTCAAAGTTAGAGGGGCTTGTAACAAAATAGCAAGTTTAACTGATGAAGAGAAGGCAAACGGTGTTATAGCATCAAGTGCAGGAAACCATGCACAAGGAGTTGCATTAGGGGCTAAATTAAGTGGGATAAAGGCTACAATAGTAATGCCAGCAACTGCACCACTTGCAAAAGTTACTGCAACTAAAGGATATGGAGCAGAAGTAGTATTAGAAGGTTTAGTATATGATGATGCATATGCAAAAGCTGTTGAAATACAAAAAGAAACTGGAGCAACTTTTTTACATCCATTTAATGACAAATATGTTATGGCTGGACAAGGGACAATAGCTTTAGAAGTATTTGAACAATTAGATAATAAAGTTGACACTATAATATGCCCAATAGGTGGTGGGGGAATAATAGCTGGTATAGCAACTGCTGCTAAAGCTTTAAACCCAAATGTTAAAATAATAGGTGTTCAAACTGCAAATATACCTTCAATGAAAGAGTCTATAGAACATGGACATGTTACAACTGCATTCAAAGCTACTACAATAGCAGATGGTATAGCAGTTAAAACTCCAGGTGAATATACCTTTGAGATAATAAAAGATTTAGTTGATGAAGTTATAGTTGTTGAAGAAAGCGAAATAGCTCAAGCTATGTTATACTTATTAGAAAATCAAAAATTAATAGCTGAAGGTTCAGGAGCAGTATCAACAGCAGCATTATTAAGTGGAAAATATAAACCAGCTAAAGATGAAAACGTTGTATGTATAATATCTGGTGGTAACGTAGATGTTAACACTTTATATAGAGTTATAGGAACTGCATTAACTTCAGAAGGTAGAAGATATGTATTTAAAACTAAAATACAAGATAAGCCAGGTGGATTAGCTGAGTTAACTCAAATAATAAGTGGATTAAATGCAAATATATTAAGTGCTAATATGACTAGACCTCCAAAAGAAACTCTTGGAAGTTTATATCTTGAAATAGAATTAGAAACATTCAACCAAGAACACAAAGATAAAATAAAACAAGCTGTAGAAGCTGCAGGATTTGTAATAGAAGATTAA
- a CDS encoding RidA family protein, protein MMKQVIHTEKAPKAIGPYSQAIKNGNMVFVSGQVPFNPETMEIVEGGAKEQAARSLESLKEILAASGATFADVVKTTVFISDMNDFAEINEVYASYFGENKPARSCVEVARLPRDVKVEIEAIAIVK, encoded by the coding sequence ATCATGAAACAAGTAATACATACTGAAAAGGCTCCTAAAGCAATAGGACCATACTCTCAAGCTATAAAAAATGGAAATATGGTATTTGTATCAGGACAAGTTCCATTTAACCCAGAAACTATGGAAATAGTAGAAGGCGGAGCTAAAGAGCAAGCTGCTAGATCATTAGAAAGTTTAAAAGAAATATTAGCTGCATCTGGAGCAACTTTTGCTGATGTAGTTAAGACTACAGTATTTATAAGCGATATGAATGATTTCGCTGAAATAAATGAAGTATATGCTTCTTACTTCGGTGAAAACAAACCTGCAAGATCTTGTGTAGAAGTTGCTAGACTTCCAAGAGATGTTAAGGTTGAAATAGAAGCTATAGCTATAGTAAAATAA